From one Flavobacterium sp. N502536 genomic stretch:
- a CDS encoding Mov34/MPN/PAD-1 family protein, translated as MIEFILGNLFVKISRNVLEDLKKFIQDDLQKPESGGILIGFYIEDNTYSITDVSFPSSYDKSSRYNFTRSIKNAQNVLNQFFKESNGKKIYLGEWHTHPEDFPIPSSLDEKSILQQMTGNILNSQIIFMMIIGRKGIYISSVDENGIKTKKKVKFDEL; from the coding sequence ATGATTGAATTTATTTTAGGAAATCTTTTTGTAAAAATATCTAGAAATGTATTGGAAGATTTGAAAAAATTTATACAAGATGATTTACAAAAGCCTGAATCGGGTGGTATATTAATTGGTTTCTATATAGAAGATAATACTTATTCAATTACTGATGTTTCATTTCCTAGTAGCTATGATAAGTCTAGTCGTTATAACTTTACTAGATCTATAAAAAATGCCCAAAATGTATTAAATCAATTTTTTAAAGAAAGTAATGGTAAAAAGATTTATTTGGGTGAATGGCATACACATCCCGAAGACTTTCCTATACCATCCAGTCTCGATGAAAAATCTATATTACAACAGATGACGGGAAATATTCTTAACTCTCAAATAATTTTTATGATGATAATTGGAAGAAAGGGAATTTACATCTCATCTGTTGATGAAAATGGAATTAAGACTAAAAAAAAGGTTAAATTTGACGAACTTTAA
- a CDS encoding ThiF family adenylyltransferase: MIEYNLLLEEIRKTETCKKINSEELKELKYKFYRDSIVWEIKTEIATIHKSLDVTFFLNFPIDFPFNVPKIFISKESYKELKYIPHISQDYSICIFDEGLNLILPNNNFSDFVELILARAKRIIRDAENIEYRKNEFKREFKAYWELSYSENDLISNQVFHSISNENDELVGLKFTNNYLGNYRYFISNSDLDIKKIKDYAKECKCLVEEIGIIKIDGNFSEPPFELTFEASIEIIKSDEEKYRQFQNLCNNFKFDSILIVFANNYNSITEYFGWTYQNVQILARKKGGSRHIISKIQHLTNSIYAKKNVTRLSFDNMNLSRLQIRTAGYEENQKSVAITGLGSVGSNLVFFLKNLSINKFYLIDKEILSSENINRHLLGFSAVWNNKIEGIKKEIKNSNPLIDVQIRNESVTTIIENEIGFINTCDFHFVAIGKTMIEKFILKNVVEGKLTKPVFLFWVEPFLASGQMLFIMPDDAAKAIELIQTENYPFGTLLALKNQSEKTYLIEGSCQTGYSPYSSSYLIQFLSAIFPYVKDHLNGKNVTSKVYSWIGDKELLAEKELLITDFAIQYNSFQLIIKSL, encoded by the coding sequence ATGATTGAATATAATTTACTTCTAGAAGAGATCAGGAAGACTGAAACTTGTAAAAAAATAAATAGCGAGGAATTAAAAGAGCTCAAATACAAATTTTACAGAGACAGTATTGTTTGGGAAATTAAGACTGAAATAGCAACTATTCATAAATCCCTTGATGTTACTTTTTTTTTAAACTTCCCAATTGATTTTCCATTTAATGTGCCTAAAATTTTTATTAGCAAAGAAAGCTATAAAGAATTGAAATATATTCCACATATAAGTCAAGATTATAGTATTTGTATTTTTGACGAGGGATTAAATTTAATTTTGCCTAATAATAATTTTTCAGACTTCGTTGAATTGATTTTGGCGAGAGCAAAAAGAATAATTCGTGATGCTGAAAATATTGAATATAGAAAAAATGAGTTCAAAAGAGAATTTAAGGCATATTGGGAGTTAAGCTATTCTGAAAATGATTTAATATCTAATCAAGTGTTTCATTCTATCTCTAACGAAAATGATGAGTTGGTAGGTTTAAAATTCACAAATAATTATCTTGGAAATTATCGTTATTTCATTAGTAATAGTGATCTTGATATAAAGAAAATAAAAGATTATGCCAAAGAATGTAAATGTTTAGTTGAAGAAATAGGAATTATAAAAATTGATGGTAATTTTTCTGAACCACCTTTTGAATTAACTTTTGAAGCAAGTATTGAAATAATTAAAAGTGATGAAGAGAAATATAGGCAATTTCAAAATTTATGCAATAATTTCAAGTTTGATAGTATACTAATTGTTTTTGCTAATAATTATAATTCTATCACTGAATATTTTGGTTGGACATATCAAAATGTACAAATTCTCGCACGCAAGAAAGGAGGAAGCAGACATATTATCTCTAAAATTCAGCATCTAACTAATAGTATTTATGCAAAAAAAAATGTAACAAGATTATCATTCGATAATATGAATTTAAGCAGATTGCAAATTAGAACAGCTGGTTATGAAGAAAATCAAAAAAGTGTCGCCATTACTGGATTAGGTAGTGTTGGCTCAAATTTAGTTTTCTTTCTTAAAAACTTGTCTATAAACAAATTTTATTTAATTGATAAAGAAATCTTGTCATCAGAAAATATAAACAGGCACTTATTAGGATTTTCCGCTGTCTGGAATAATAAAATTGAAGGAATAAAAAAAGAAATAAAAAATTCCAATCCACTAATTGATGTCCAGATACGCAATGAATCTGTTACAACAATAATCGAAAATGAAATTGGATTTATTAACACTTGTGATTTTCATTTTGTTGCAATTGGTAAAACAATGATAGAGAAGTTTATTTTGAAGAATGTAGTAGAAGGAAAATTAACCAAACCCGTATTTCTTTTTTGGGTTGAGCCTTTTTTAGCAAGTGGACAAATGCTTTTTATTATGCCTGACGATGCAGCAAAAGCGATTGAGCTGATCCAAACTGAAAATTACCCTTTCGGCACATTATTAGCTTTAAAAAATCAATCAGAAAAGACTTATCTAATTGAAGGGAGTTGTCAAACTGGTTATTCGCCGTACTCATCAAGTTATTTAATCCAATTCTTGTCTGCAATTTTTCCTTACGTAAAGGATCATTTAAATGGAAAGAATGTAACTTCTAAAGTATACTCATGGATTGGGGATAAAGAGTTGCTGGCGGAAAAAGAATTGCTAATAACTGATTTTGCAATACAATATAATTCGTTTCAACTTATAATAAAAAGTTTATGA
- a CDS encoding CBASS cGAMP synthase: MADLHETFTEFNGIIALSSTKKSELRTSRNAIRSDIESYFDLKRDKHTVKFKGQGSFSMNTTILPLSGEYDVDDGVYIFGKEEDKPLPETAHSWIVKAVENRTDQNTIDKNTCVRVQYAKKYHVDLPIYYKITDNENESFYDSEDIPELAHKSKGWIQSDPYAFKKWFDDKSKDRSQLKRIVRYLKAWTDNKSHLKLPSGMVFTILAVNNYISNDKDDMAFLDTLEEIQKSIDDTRFTWTAIYECKRPTIDDAENLLVKYSSETRKKNFLDALDSLITSGRQAINTKSKKDACAKWQKHLGDRFPCSSIEEKDEDVAKTFSSSDQLRYDNKSA, encoded by the coding sequence ATGGCTGACTTACACGAAACTTTTACAGAATTTAACGGGATCATTGCTCTTAGTTCGACAAAAAAAAGTGAATTAAGAACTTCTCGAAATGCAATTAGATCCGATATTGAATCTTATTTTGATTTAAAAAGAGATAAACATACTGTCAAATTTAAAGGACAAGGTTCTTTTTCAATGAATACAACAATTTTACCATTAAGTGGGGAATACGATGTCGATGACGGAGTTTATATTTTCGGTAAGGAAGAGGATAAACCATTGCCTGAAACAGCCCATAGTTGGATTGTTAAAGCAGTGGAAAATAGAACTGACCAAAATACAATTGATAAAAATACTTGCGTACGTGTTCAGTATGCAAAAAAATACCATGTTGATTTGCCTATTTATTATAAGATAACAGATAACGAAAACGAAAGTTTTTATGACAGTGAGGATATTCCAGAATTGGCTCATAAATCAAAGGGATGGATTCAAAGTGACCCTTACGCTTTCAAGAAGTGGTTTGATGACAAATCTAAAGATAGAAGCCAATTAAAAAGAATTGTAAGGTATTTAAAAGCTTGGACAGATAATAAAAGTCATTTGAAATTACCTAGCGGAATGGTATTTACTATTTTAGCTGTTAATAATTACATTTCAAATGATAAAGATGATATGGCTTTTTTGGACACTTTAGAGGAAATTCAAAAATCAATTGATGATACAAGATTTACATGGACAGCAATTTATGAATGTAAAAGGCCAACTATAGATGATGCCGAAAATTTATTAGTAAAATATTCTTCAGAAACTCGTAAGAAAAATTTTCTTGATGCCTTAGATAGTTTAATTACTTCTGGAAGACAAGCTATAAATACAAAAAGCAAAAAAGATGCTTGCGCTAAATGGCAAAAACATTTAGGAGATAGATTTCCTTGTTCAAGTATCGAAGAGAAGGATGAAGATGTAGCAAAAACATTTTCATCATCTGATCAGTTGAGATATGATAATAAATCTGCTTAA
- a CDS encoding CBASS cGAMP-activated phospholipase, with the protein MAQAFKILSIDGGGIKGLYSASILKKFEETFNCQTSDHFDMICGTSTGGLIALALSLKISAKEICDFYENKGEIIFPKHKKRKIPYFGTIDYGFLKQIAKGGKYSDKGLKEALIEIFGSKQIKDCNNLLCIPSYSITEAKPKVFKYDHKHGELSRDNEAPIIDIALATSAAPTYFPLAESKFYENEQFIDGGVWANNPTLVGLLEALNYFVGSEKDKEYNSIEILSLSSLTITGGKKTGLKRERSFRDWGADLFETSMNGQSYFTDFFLSKITEIYNVEIKYLRIPSVSISTEQESLIQLDVANKQAYDLMKIKAKDQALVFEKKEDIKRIFTTKKTFNI; encoded by the coding sequence ATGGCGCAAGCATTTAAAATTTTATCCATTGATGGTGGAGGGATTAAAGGACTATATTCGGCATCTATATTAAAGAAGTTTGAAGAAACATTTAATTGTCAAACAAGTGATCATTTTGATATGATTTGTGGTACATCAACTGGCGGTTTAATTGCATTGGCTTTATCATTAAAAATATCTGCAAAGGAAATATGTGATTTTTATGAAAATAAAGGAGAAATAATATTTCCAAAACATAAAAAAAGAAAAATTCCATATTTTGGAACTATTGATTATGGATTCTTAAAGCAAATAGCTAAAGGTGGAAAGTATTCAGATAAAGGATTAAAAGAAGCATTAATTGAAATTTTCGGAAGTAAGCAGATCAAAGATTGTAACAATCTATTATGTATTCCTAGTTACTCAATTACAGAAGCTAAACCGAAAGTATTTAAATACGATCATAAACATGGAGAATTATCTCGAGATAATGAAGCGCCAATTATTGATATTGCTTTAGCAACATCTGCTGCTCCAACATATTTTCCATTAGCAGAGTCAAAATTTTATGAGAATGAACAATTTATTGATGGAGGTGTCTGGGCTAATAATCCGACTTTAGTTGGTCTTTTAGAAGCTTTAAATTATTTTGTGGGTAGTGAGAAAGACAAAGAGTATAACTCTATTGAAATCTTATCTCTTAGTAGTCTTACCATCACAGGTGGTAAGAAAACAGGGCTAAAAAGAGAACGTTCGTTTAGAGATTGGGGGGCAGATTTATTTGAAACATCAATGAATGGACAAAGTTATTTTACAGACTTTTTTTTGTCAAAAATAACTGAGATATATAATGTTGAAATTAAATATTTACGAATTCCCAGTGTATCAATATCAACTGAACAAGAAAGTCTGATTCAGCTGGATGTTGCTAATAAACAAGCATATGATTTAATGAAAATTAAAGCAAAAGATCAAGCATTAGTTTTTGAGAAAAAAGAAGATATAAAGCGAATATTTACAACTAAAAAAACTTTTAATATTTAA
- a CDS encoding pseudouridine synthase: protein MLEILYQDEYIIAINKPSGLLVHKSFYARDAKVYAIQELRNQIGRHVYPIHRLDRKTSGVLLFALDKEVLKIMNDRFATREVEKKYLAILRGWSPEELTIDYDLTNDDDIKQNAITYFHRLQNAEVDLEFNNKPTSRYCLVEAIPETGRMHQLRKHFKHIFHPILGSRPHGCNKQNKLWLDNFDLKGMMLHAHQLIFNHPITNKELILNAKINDEFSKVGAILNLDLSKYK from the coding sequence ATGTTAGAAATTCTTTACCAGGACGAATATATTATAGCCATTAATAAACCAAGTGGTTTGTTGGTTCATAAATCATTTTATGCACGCGATGCAAAAGTGTATGCTATTCAGGAATTGAGAAATCAAATAGGACGACACGTCTATCCTATTCATCGGTTAGACAGGAAAACATCCGGTGTCTTGTTATTTGCATTGGATAAAGAAGTTTTGAAAATTATGAACGATCGTTTTGCTACACGTGAAGTCGAAAAAAAATATTTAGCCATTTTACGTGGTTGGTCACCCGAAGAACTAACGATTGATTATGACTTAACCAATGATGATGACATTAAACAAAATGCAATCACCTACTTTCACCGTTTGCAAAATGCCGAAGTTGATTTAGAATTTAACAATAAACCAACCTCACGGTATTGTTTGGTAGAAGCGATTCCCGAAACTGGACGTATGCATCAATTGCGAAAACATTTCAAACATATTTTTCATCCCATTTTAGGAAGCCGTCCACATGGTTGTAACAAACAAAATAAATTATGGCTGGATAATTTTGACCTGAAAGGAATGATGCTTCATGCACATCAGTTAATTTTTAATCATCCAATAACCAATAAAGAACTCATCCTGAATGCAAAGATTAATGATGAGTTTAGCAAAGTAGGTGCTATTCTTAATCTGGATTTAAGTAAGTACAAATAA
- a CDS encoding type II toxin-antitoxin system ParD family antitoxin: MTRQSISLTAPNEEWLKNQVNTEEFSSKSEAINYLIKQARSKEEYHEFVRTKIDKGEKSGFAKKQTREEMLAEFKKDLPDNV, translated from the coding sequence ATGACACGACAAAGTATATCATTAACTGCCCCTAATGAAGAGTGGTTAAAAAATCAGGTTAATACAGAAGAGTTTAGCAGTAAAAGTGAAGCTATTAACTATTTGATTAAACAAGCGCGCTCAAAAGAAGAATACCATGAGTTTGTGAGGACTAAAATTGATAAGGGAGAAAAAAGCGGTTTTGCTAAAAAACAAACCAGAGAAGAAATGTTAGCTGAATTTAAAAAAGATCTGCCTGATAATGTATAG
- a CDS encoding type II toxin-antitoxin system RelE/ParE family toxin yields the protein MYSYYLSSEAKEDLKRIYYYGVSKFGINQADSYFNMFYDCFEKIEENPFLFPSADHIKTGYRYCVCGVDTIYYQISGDKRVEIITIIGRQDF from the coding sequence ATGTATAGCTATTATTTAAGTAGCGAAGCTAAAGAAGATTTAAAAAGAATTTATTATTATGGTGTTAGTAAGTTTGGCATTAATCAAGCTGACAGCTATTTTAATATGTTTTATGATTGTTTTGAAAAAATAGAGGAAAATCCTTTTTTATTTCCATCTGCTGACCACATTAAAACAGGATATCGTTATTGTGTTTGTGGCGTTGATACTATTTACTATCAAATTAGCGGAGATAAACGGGTAGAAATTATTACCATCATCGGAAGACAAGACTTCTAG